One Wyeomyia smithii strain HCP4-BCI-WySm-NY-G18 unplaced genomic scaffold, ASM2978416v1 HiC_scaffold_25, whole genome shotgun sequence genomic window, AAGAATCGTGATCAAAGCTTGTGAAGCGAAATTTGTTGCGAAATCAGGGGGCTGATAGTTAATATTAATCCGGTTTTATAATTTTCGTTTCGAAACCGTCTTCATCGTTTGAGACGTAACAAAAGTGTGTTTAGTGTGTGCCGTGCGTGACAAGTAAAGTCCACCCCCATCCGTTACTTATGAAAAAGTACTTCCTGAATAAGATGTCAACCGGTAAGCGCTTGGCAAAACGCTCTATCATCGGTACCCGGGTGTGTGCTCCGGGCGCCGATGGTATCTGGTACTCGGGGGTGATCCAGGCGGTCAAAACTCCCCCGCTGGCCAACCAGAAGGACAACACCAACTGCATTAATCTGACACCGAACACGCGCTACTCGGTTCGGTTCGACAGTAAGCAGGACATCTCGCGTCGCGGCCTGGCCCGGGAGTTCCGCGAGAGCGAGTTAATCGGGCCCGGTTTCAAGACCATCATGGACGTCCGGCTGAAACCGGGTCAGAAGGTGTTTCTCACCTACAATGGGCGCGAGAGTGCCGGCGAGGTGCTGCAGCACGATGATCTGAAAGACGAAATAACCGTTAGGATCGTACCCGTTGGACAAGAGGTGAGTGCCAGAACTTTCTCGCTTGCGTATAAACCCTTCCAGTGCCATCGTGCGGGGCTCGTGATTACGGCTCAATTTTGGTGACCTTGCATGAGTAATGAGGGATGTCACGCTATATTCAACGACCATCCACCCACTTAAACTTTGATGAAATTTTGCGAGTCCTTTATGTAACTTCTGAATCTGATCTGAAACAAATCTATACGTTTTTTGATATTGAAATCTacaaaatctacaaaattttttttcaagctgaaagtagttttgtcaattttttcgaTCGAAAACAATTTGTACACTGacgaaaatttgattttaaaaatttaaatacatACTATGAATTTGAAGATTCTGTAATTTTGgtatttgcatttttgagtttgaaGTTTGTCAGTGCAAAATACTTCAAATTGATCTAGTATTTGACCAAAATTTTGTAAATACTACAGTttctgaataaaacaaaaaatcgaaCAAAATCTTGAAAGAGACTGCatcttttcaaaaataagtctatTGTTTTTTAACAGATTTCAAGTATGCAGTCACTCGGTCCACTAAAAGCTAAGAGGGTGTTGCTCCCTCAAATAAAAAACCCCGCCTAATCACGAGTCCCCCGCACCGAAAGGGTTGACCAagcgaaagagaaaaaaaaataacaccaatCCAGATTCTTCACCGTTCTTCCTTCCTTCTTCGCCGATTCGCTGAAGCAGTCCAGCATAAGCACCGACTAATGACCTCGATAGGTTTTCTTGAATTGAATTAAGCCGCGCGCTGGATCGCTGtctgtgtgtttgtatgtgcgtGTGTTGGTGTGTATCATCAGTATGCAAAGATGTTGTGCGCTGTGCGGCCGAGGTGAAAAAACAGTTACTTCTGGACTTCCTCATTTGCGTTTCAACGCTCGCTGGCTCGCTCGCAATCAAAGTGGGACACGACGGACGCGGCCATCGTCGCTCCCGTAAGGAGGCCACAGGTACTGAGTTTAGAAcgcaaattcgatgcaatatttggTATCGACATCCGTTTTGATGGAACCCAACGCGAACAAGTGCACCGTTTCTATGTTTAAAAAGGGTGCCCGCCGAGAAGGGGACACACGGAGAGGGGACAGAGACAGACGATCAGCACCAGCAGTTGCTTATTACAACAATACGAGCGCGAGTGGTTCTGCCTCGGCACAAGCGCGCTGCGTGTGTTTTTTTCGGAAACTAGGTCAAGGGGGGAGATTCATGTAAGAGTTCGCGCCTCGATTGCCGAAACTGGGTCAAAACTCACAGTCAGTCACCACCGAAGTGAACTGAGTAACCAACAATCAGAGCGATGCacagccagcagcagcagcgtcgtcGTGCGTAGAGCGAGCTACAAACGGTGAGTGACTTCACTGCTGAGAGCCAATCGTCACACGGCTGCTGCTTCACCCCCCATCTTGAAACAAGACTCTCCAGCAATAGATAGTGAGAGTGCGACCGAAAATGCGTTTGCATTGTGCGAAGAATATGCTGCCGTTATGTTGTCTATGTTGGATTTTAACTTTTCGCTTTGCCAACAACGCTCCCGTTAATGGTAATGAACAGCACTCAAACAAGCGGAGGCAGAAGGGCACTTGCGCACGATTATCGAAATAACACCCGCTATACACACATATTTTCGGCTGGACCGGTTTCCGAGCGAGCGATGGCGACGTGGGAAGGCGAGATGGGTTGCACAACATTGGCACTCGGCCGCTAGAATGTGACCTGATTACAGCCTGCGCTGTGACAGTTTACTCTGTCAAATTTTGTTGCAAAGATTGAATCTGCCGAAGGGCATCATCACCTACCGGGGTTTGACGAAGGGGATTTTGCAGAAAGGATACCCTCCGGGCAGCATTGTGCAAAATGGAGTGCAGC contains:
- the LOC129733737 gene encoding zinc finger protein 395-like; protein product: MKKYFLNKMSTGKRLAKRSIIGTRVCAPGADGIWYSGVIQAVKTPPLANQKDNTNCINLTPNTRYSVRFDSKQDISRRGLAREFRESELIGPGFKTIMDVRLKPGQKVFLTYNGRESAGEVLQHDDLKDEITVRIVPVGQEVSARTFSLAYKPFQCHRAGLVITAQFW